In a single window of the Pseudodesulfovibrio profundus genome:
- a CDS encoding ABC transporter ATP-binding protein has product MAYLDVSDVTLTFKGIAALMGVSFTVEQGTIASLIGPNGAGKTSMLNCISGRYIPDGGAAGPCSIKLDGECLLSMPAHKRTELGLSRTFQNIALFKGLSVLDNLMVGRHSRMNYGILSSIMYWGKAVRHEEAHRRRVEDVIDFLNLSPYRHQHAGRLPYGVQKRVELGRALAAEPKLILLDEPMAGMNLEETEDMARYILDISEEWGVTVLLVEHDMGVVMDISDKVVVIDFGQKIAEGSPDEVQANKDVIAAYLGTEEATFTGR; this is encoded by the coding sequence ATGGCCTATCTTGACGTCAGTGACGTGACACTCACCTTCAAAGGCATTGCTGCCCTCATGGGTGTGTCCTTCACCGTGGAGCAGGGAACTATTGCGTCCCTGATCGGCCCCAACGGCGCCGGTAAAACCTCCATGCTCAATTGTATCAGTGGTCGCTACATCCCCGACGGGGGCGCAGCCGGCCCGTGTTCCATCAAACTCGACGGCGAGTGTCTGCTCTCCATGCCCGCGCATAAACGCACGGAGCTGGGGCTTTCACGTACCTTCCAGAATATTGCCCTGTTCAAGGGGCTGTCCGTTCTCGACAACCTTATGGTCGGGCGGCACAGCCGGATGAACTACGGTATCCTTTCCTCGATCATGTATTGGGGCAAGGCCGTTCGGCATGAGGAAGCCCATCGCCGCCGTGTAGAAGATGTCATCGACTTTCTCAATCTTTCACCCTATCGGCACCAGCATGCGGGCCGCCTACCCTATGGCGTGCAGAAACGGGTGGAACTAGGACGCGCACTTGCCGCCGAACCCAAACTCATCCTCCTGGATGAGCCCATGGCCGGAATGAACCTCGAAGAAACCGAGGACATGGCCAGGTATATTCTCGACATATCCGAAGAATGGGGAGTCACCGTGCTCCTCGTTGAACACGACATGGGAGTTGTCATGGACATCTCCGACAAGGTCGTGGTCATCGATTTCGGTCAGAAAATTGCCGAGGGGTCGCCGGACGAAGTGCAGGCAAACAAGGACGTCATCGCCGCGTACCTAGGTACCGAAGAAGCGACGTTCACAGGGAGATAA
- a CDS encoding GNAT family N-acetyltransferase, which produces MEIVVGVESDYQEIVAVWEASVRATHDFLAEEDIQFFKPLILNEYLAAVTLYCAKNEDGTILGFIGVAEHNVEMLFLAPESRGKGIGRVLLQFAINNLGATKVDVNEQNPSAVGFYEHMGFKVVGRSPLDGMGKPFPLLHMEL; this is translated from the coding sequence ATGGAGATCGTTGTTGGAGTTGAGTCGGATTACCAGGAAATCGTTGCTGTTTGGGAAGCATCTGTCCGGGCTACCCATGACTTCTTGGCTGAAGAGGATATTCAGTTTTTCAAGCCGCTGATTTTGAATGAATACCTTGCAGCCGTCACGCTCTATTGCGCTAAAAACGAAGATGGCACTATTCTCGGTTTCATTGGTGTGGCCGAGCACAATGTCGAGATGCTGTTCCTTGCTCCAGAGTCTCGTGGCAAAGGGATAGGTAGGGTGCTGTTGCAGTTTGCGATCAACAATCTCGGCGCGACAAAGGTTGACGTGAACGAGCAGAATCCTTCCGCTGTCGGCTTTTACGAACACATGGGCTTCAAGGTCGTAGGCCGTTCACCACTGGATGGAATGGGCAAGCCGTTCCCTCTCCTTCATATGGAACTGTAG
- a CDS encoding CBS domain-containing protein yields the protein MYVGLKMLRDFVKVTPNTLVKDAQKQLEDSKLWMLLVVDDSGKLVGYVRKEDISAALPSIMTSLEKHELNYLMSKLTVEKIYRTDIKTVTPETEIEGAADMMYEMNLAGLAVVDKEGELIGYINRSVMLDVLSEEMGYREGGSRITLEVEDRSGVLYEVAGVIANMKMSIISTGTFFYNGRRVVVVRIDTEDSSPVAAALKERGYKLVAPEDFQGEWT from the coding sequence ATGTACGTCGGTCTGAAAATGCTGCGCGACTTCGTCAAGGTCACCCCGAACACCCTGGTCAAGGACGCCCAGAAACAACTGGAGGACAGCAAACTCTGGATGCTTCTCGTGGTTGACGACAGCGGCAAACTGGTCGGCTACGTTCGCAAGGAGGATATCTCCGCGGCCCTGCCGAGCATCATGACCTCCCTGGAAAAACATGAACTGAACTATCTGATGAGCAAACTCACGGTGGAGAAAATCTACCGCACCGACATCAAGACCGTCACCCCGGAGACCGAAATCGAGGGCGCGGCGGACATGATGTATGAGATGAACCTGGCCGGACTGGCCGTGGTCGACAAGGAAGGAGAACTCATCGGATACATCAACCGAAGCGTCATGCTCGACGTCCTGTCCGAAGAGATGGGATACCGCGAGGGCGGCAGCCGCATTACCCTCGAGGTCGAAGATCGCTCAGGCGTTCTTTATGAAGTCGCAGGCGTTATTGCCAATATGAAGATGTCCATCATCTCTACTGGCACATTCTTTTATAACGGACGCCGCGTCGTGGTCGTCCGAATAGATACCGAAGACTCGTCTCCCGTGGCCGCCGCGCTGAAGGAACGAGGCTACAAATTGGTCGCTCCCGAAGATTTTCAGGGAGAATGGACCTAA
- a CDS encoding 4Fe-4S binding protein, whose protein sequence is MQINESPRERLTPVQFRLLLQAAFTLFNIYVGIRFAAFLSWALGKSEVFVAKPGAVEGFLPISALLGLRQWLSTAEWDPVHPAGLTIFLAIVTMAFLFRKGFCAYICPVGFISNLIDRAGRRLKLSRVPRPWADYPLTGIKYLGVGFFSYTVFISMDLRSVQSFLTGPYNMVADAKMMAFFTDPSTTSLIVVTAIVLLSLVIRNAWCRYLCPYGALLGLFSWLSPTAVTRDEERCIGCGKCTKGCPGAIKVEEKKIVRSPECIGCMECVGHCPVDDCLTVKAAGRFRVHWLTVGICSVAVLLLFWGWAKLTGHWDSEMPPFMFKRMYSMFLGAV, encoded by the coding sequence ATGCAGATCAATGAATCCCCCCGCGAACGCCTGACACCTGTCCAATTTCGCCTGTTGCTCCAGGCGGCCTTCACGCTTTTCAATATCTATGTGGGAATCCGATTCGCGGCGTTCCTGTCATGGGCTCTTGGTAAATCGGAAGTATTCGTAGCCAAACCCGGTGCGGTCGAGGGTTTTCTGCCCATCAGTGCGCTGCTCGGATTGCGCCAGTGGCTGTCTACGGCGGAATGGGACCCTGTGCATCCGGCAGGGCTGACCATTTTTCTGGCAATCGTGACCATGGCCTTCCTGTTTCGTAAGGGATTCTGCGCCTATATCTGCCCGGTGGGATTCATCTCCAACCTCATCGACAGGGCGGGCCGCCGCCTGAAACTGTCCCGCGTCCCCCGGCCATGGGCAGACTATCCGCTGACCGGCATCAAATACCTCGGGGTGGGCTTTTTCAGCTACACGGTCTTCATCTCCATGGACCTTCGTTCGGTACAGTCCTTCCTGACAGGACCGTACAACATGGTGGCCGACGCCAAGATGATGGCCTTTTTTACCGACCCGTCCACCACATCGCTGATCGTCGTGACCGCCATCGTGCTCCTCAGTCTGGTCATTCGTAATGCGTGGTGTCGCTACCTGTGTCCGTATGGCGCACTACTCGGGCTGTTCTCCTGGCTCAGTCCGACTGCCGTGACGCGTGACGAAGAGCGGTGCATCGGGTGCGGCAAATGCACCAAAGGATGCCCCGGTGCCATCAAGGTGGAGGAAAAGAAGATCGTTCGCTCGCCGGAATGTATCGGCTGCATGGAATGCGTGGGCCACTGTCCTGTTGACGATTGCCTGACCGTGAAAGCCGCCGGACGATTCCGCGTTCACTGGCTGACCGTCGGCATCTGTTCGGTGGCCGTGCTGCTCCTTTTCTGGGGATGGGCCAAGCTGACAGGTCACTGGGACTCGGAAATGCCACCCTTCATGTTCAAGCGGATGTATTCCATGTTTCTCGGTGCTGTATAA